From Brochothrix thermosphacta DSM 20171 = FSL F6-1036, a single genomic window includes:
- a CDS encoding tautomerase family protein: protein MPLFKFDVLEGRTDEQLRQLLDVTHVAMVEALEVPELDRYQVVNQHKPAEMVIHDTGLGFTRSKNFVLITIISNKRTPEKKQKLYQLVTERLEAECGISKDDVMFSMVENTDVDWSFGHGEAQFITGKL, encoded by the coding sequence ATGCCATTATTTAAATTTGATGTATTAGAAGGTCGTACTGACGAACAACTCCGTCAGCTGTTAGATGTCACTCATGTAGCGATGGTTGAAGCACTTGAAGTACCTGAGCTAGATCGTTACCAAGTTGTTAACCAACATAAACCTGCTGAAATGGTTATTCATGACACAGGTTTAGGCTTCACACGTTCAAAAAACTTTGTTTTAATAACGATTATTAGCAATAAACGCACACCCGAAAAGAAACAAAAACTTTATCAATTAGTTACTGAAAGACTAGAAGCAGAATGCGGTATTTCAAAAGACGATGTGATGTTCTCAATGGTTGAAAACACCGACGTCGATTGGAGTTTCGGCCATGGAGAAGCACAATTTATTACTGGAAAGCTCTAA
- a CDS encoding GNAT family N-acetyltransferase — MRVLYDTPTATEFVGLRVAAGLSPRKIEHAEIGLANSIFTATIRSDDNELIAMGRIIGDGGCNFQVVDIAVRPDHQGKGLGKKIMEHITTYIETAIFEDSYVSLIADGEAHKLYAQYRFEPVGPSGRGMYYERQKK; from the coding sequence ATGAGAGTGCTTTATGATACACCAACGGCAACAGAGTTTGTTGGTTTAAGGGTAGCGGCAGGTTTATCACCACGTAAAATAGAACATGCTGAAATAGGGCTAGCAAATAGTATTTTCACGGCAACGATTCGTTCGGATGACAATGAATTGATTGCAATGGGGCGTATTATCGGTGACGGCGGTTGTAATTTCCAAGTGGTGGATATTGCAGTGCGACCAGATCATCAAGGTAAAGGACTAGGAAAGAAAATTATGGAACATATTACTACATATATTGAGACGGCAATATTTGAAGACAGTTATGTGAGTTTGATTGCCGATGGCGAAGCGCATAAATTGTATGCGCAGTATCGTTTTGAACCGGTTGGTCCAAGTGGCCGTGGAATGTATTATGAACGTCAAAAAAAGTAG
- a CDS encoding DeoR/GlpR family DNA-binding transcription regulator: MKAKRLIEIENYIELKGSVSLDELCEHFDVSKNTIRRDINLIIENGKVEKVYGGVKSLVNSELVAFEHRHITNQTTKHHIAAAAATLIEDDDFIFIDSGTTTVGIIDQLPPNINITILTNSLDIINSASAFENIRLLLVGNTYKPETRSFVGLNIESIIGKYNISKAFMAASAVSIENGLTNSDLMEYDIKRNVVARATNIYLLVDHSKFDKSTLLTYAALEQIDGIITDQRLTAEYQQFCHTHHIDVIDTNITETRRI, from the coding sequence ATGAAGGCCAAGCGATTAATAGAAATCGAAAATTACATCGAGTTAAAAGGTTCTGTTTCGCTCGATGAACTCTGTGAACATTTTGATGTCTCTAAAAATACGATTCGAAGAGATATTAATCTCATTATCGAAAATGGTAAGGTTGAAAAAGTATATGGCGGTGTTAAATCATTAGTTAATAGCGAGCTCGTTGCATTTGAACATCGCCACATTACAAACCAGACAACAAAACATCATATCGCAGCAGCAGCAGCCACTTTAATAGAAGATGATGATTTTATCTTCATCGATTCCGGCACGACTACCGTTGGTATCATTGATCAATTGCCACCAAATATCAATATCACCATTTTGACAAACAGTTTAGATATTATCAATTCAGCATCGGCTTTTGAAAACATCCGCTTACTGTTAGTCGGCAACACATATAAACCCGAAACACGCTCATTTGTGGGGCTAAACATCGAAAGTATCATCGGCAAATATAATATTTCAAAAGCGTTTATGGCTGCAAGTGCTGTTTCAATCGAGAACGGCTTAACTAATTCCGATTTAATGGAATATGACATTAAACGCAATGTCGTTGCCCGAGCAACGAACATATACTTATTAGTAGATCATTCAAAATTTGATAAATCTACACTCTTAACTTATGCCGCTCTTGAACAAATCGATGGTATTATTACTGATCAAAGACTTACTGCGGAATACCAACAATTCTGTCACACCCATCATATCGATGTTATCGATACAAATATTACTGAAACCAGGAGGATATAA